In the genome of Brachypodium distachyon strain Bd21 chromosome 3, Brachypodium_distachyon_v3.0, whole genome shotgun sequence, the window agttgaagcactTGCCGTCTGCAGGGTTTTTCCGCTCCCTGCGACCAGAGCGATTATTTTCTACCATGTATTTTACCTTGCTGCAATCCTGGAGGTTGTGGGTAGGAGACTTGTGGATGAGGCACCACATGCCGGTCCCCGGGTCCGGGGAGGCATCGATACccttggccttcttcgcgggagcGGTTCCCTGCTCCGCGGCAAGAACGTGGTTGGCTTCGCGTTTCCGTGCCTCCTTCTTCGCGCCTTTTGACTCAAAGTTAGAGCGGGCCTCCCCGGGCCTCCTCTTGCCGGGCACACTTGTTGGCAAGACCGTACAACTCGGTGGTGATCCGGAGAATgcgcgtgctcagcttctcccgcatcCGGACATCCCGCACATTCGCGTGGAACGCGGTGATGACCGTCTCCAGGGAGACGCTGGGGATAATGCGCTGGGTCTTGCCAAAGCGCACCATGAACTTGCGCAGGGACTCGCTGGGCTTCTGGAGGATGCCGTGGAGGTCGCTGACCGCCCCCGGGCGCTTGTACCCTCCCAGAAAGGCACCAAGGAACTGCGCAGAGGTCACTCCAAGACTTGAAGGAGTTGTGCGGGAGGTTCATGAGCTAGGAACGCGTCTCTCGCTTGAGGGCCAGGGAGAACTAGTTGGCCATGACCTTCCCatcggctccggcggcgaggcAAGCCACAGAGTACACCTGCAAGAAATCCAACGGGTAGGTCTTACCATCATACTTGGGGCCCACGTCCGGGCAGAAAATGGGCGGCCAGATGACTTGGCGCTGTTCCGGGACGAATGCGAGGCATTCCGCTCCATGGATGGCAGTCCCGAGCTCGACGGAGTTTGTAGGCTCGTTCTCCCGTTCGCGACGGTGCTCCATGCGGCGCTCGATGCAGACACGAGTGTCCTCACCGAGGCGGCCATTGAGGTGCGCACGGAGATCTTCTCCGGAGGGCGGTGCACACGAGCTGAGGGAGATGTGATCATCTTGCCCAGCAACACGGGCAGGCCCGCCGCACCGGTCGTCGGTGTTCGGGCACGAGGAAACGGGCCGAGCCCCAGCATTTCCCTGCACGCGGGTAGCCCCAGCCGAGTGCACTGCTCCTGTGGTGCGCGACAGGGCCTAGCGCACGCGCTGTGCAGGCGGGAGAGCGAGCAGAGCGGCGAGCCACGCATTCCATTCACCTTGCTGAGGCGAGTCCTTGGCCGGCGGGAAATGAAGCATCGCGTCCATTGCCGCCAAGGCCTCCGAGGCAGTGTCGAGCTCGGCCGGTGCCGGGGGTGGAGTACCTCGTGTCGCACAGGCCCGGCTGCCGTGAGACTCTCCGTTCCGGCGAGTGGAAAGAGAGCAACCGCCACGCGAGGGCGGGTGGGAcgactgcatgtcccgtggaGTTGGTGGACGTGACGGTGACGAGTCGTCGCTCGGGTTGTGCTCCCGAGACGAGTGCACGTGGGGCGTTACCGCGGCACTCGGCGCTTGGTCGCGAGACGGGTGACCGCGTTGGGCTCGGCCTCACGCGAAGGGTGACGGCTTGGGGCGGCTGGACGTGCTGTCGCTCTCCTGCTGCTGAGCGGACGGCGCACCCCGCTGAGCGCTCGACCTGGTGGCAGCGCGCGACGACACAACCTTGCGGCGATGTGCCATTTTCATTGTCGATGCAGAGGATGGAATCAAAGTTGACGTTGGTGAAGGTTCGAAAATACTTGCGCCCcgtacctggcgcgccagatgtcgcgTCTGCGAACGTGGACACCGAGAGTGCGATCACCCCCTTTTTTGTTTAGGTAGGGTGGCGCGGGGAGCGCTTCGAACTTGTCGGTAATGACTTCGACTCCGATCGTTTCCC includes:
- the LOC112271606 gene encoding uncharacterized protein LOC112271606, whose amino-acid sequence is MRVLSFSRIRTSRTFAWNAVMTVSRETLGIMRWVLPKRTMNLRRDSLGFWRMPWRSLTAPGRLYPPRKAPRNCAEVTPRLEGVVREVHELGTRLSLEGQGELVGHDLPIGSGGEASHRVHLQEIQRVGLTIILGAHVRAENGRPDDLALFRDECEAFRSMDGSPELDGVCRLVLPFATVLHAALDADTSVLTEAAIEVRTEIFSGGRCTRAEGDVIILPSNTGRPAAPVVGVRARGNGPSPSISLHAGSPSRVHCSCGARQGLAHALCRRESEQSGEPRIPFTLLRRVLGRREMKHRVHCRQGLRGSVELGRCRGWSTSCRTGPAAVRLSVPASGKRATATRGRVGRLHVPWSWWT